The proteins below are encoded in one region of Limnohabitans sp. 63ED37-2:
- a CDS encoding LD-carboxypeptidase, whose protein sequence is MAHIFIFSPSSAVRDKAAFRRGLKRLKAQGHEVEVDESALDTHMRFAGDDATRIAAITRAAASGADVALISRGGYGLTRVLPALPYKQIAKAIDGGTQFVGLSDFTAFNQAVFAKTGRISWQGPALGEDFGAEKEPDDIMQACFDDLLLEQGEGTGWQLPKAEAERRVLVKDAPLWGGNLTVLTSLLGTPYFPQIKGGVLFLEDVGEHPYRVERMLTQLLHAGVLAQQKAVLMGQFSKYKLVPAHDKGFKLTTVIDWLRSQIKAPVLTGLPFGHVETKVLLPVGAKVDLVTEGRDALMVWGHI, encoded by the coding sequence ATGGCCCACATTTTCATTTTTTCCCCCTCGAGCGCTGTGCGCGACAAAGCGGCTTTTCGCCGGGGCCTCAAACGCCTCAAAGCCCAAGGCCATGAGGTGGAAGTGGATGAGTCGGCCCTTGACACCCACATGCGTTTTGCGGGCGACGACGCCACACGCATAGCGGCCATCACCCGAGCAGCCGCCAGTGGTGCCGATGTGGCGCTGATCTCGCGCGGTGGCTACGGCCTCACGCGCGTCCTGCCCGCTTTGCCCTACAAACAGATCGCCAAAGCCATTGACGGCGGCACGCAGTTTGTGGGCCTGAGCGACTTCACGGCATTCAACCAAGCCGTGTTCGCCAAGACAGGCCGCATCAGCTGGCAAGGCCCGGCCTTGGGCGAAGACTTTGGCGCCGAAAAGGAGCCCGACGACATCATGCAAGCCTGCTTTGATGACCTGCTGCTGGAGCAAGGGGAGGGCACAGGCTGGCAACTTCCCAAGGCAGAAGCAGAACGCCGTGTGTTGGTGAAAGACGCGCCGCTGTGGGGCGGCAACTTGACGGTGTTGACCTCATTGCTGGGCACGCCTTATTTCCCGCAAATCAAAGGCGGTGTGCTGTTCCTTGAAGATGTGGGTGAGCACCCTTACCGCGTGGAGCGCATGCTCACGCAGCTCTTGCATGCGGGCGTGTTGGCCCAGCAAAAAGCGGTGTTGATGGGGCAATTCAGCAAGTACAAGCTCGTGCCCGCACACGACAAAGGCTTCAAGTTAACGACCGTGATCGATTGGCTGCGCAGCCAGATCAAGGCCCCGGTGCTCACGGGCCTGCCGTTCGGCCATGTCGAGACCAAGGTGTTGCTCCCCGTGGGCGCCAAAGTGGACCTGGTCACCGAAGGGCGTGACGCGCTGATGGTTTGGGGCCACATTTGA
- the tadA gene encoding tRNA adenosine(34) deaminase TadA, protein MGLALEQARQAAAAGEVPVGAVVVKNGQVIATGRNAPIASHDPTAHAEVVALREAARIMGNYRLDGCTLYVTLEPCAMCSGAMLHARVDRVVFGAPDPRTGVAGSVLNLFGHPQLNHQTQVTGGVLAEECGQLLKDFFRPKRMNPQPLREDALRTPDEAFTDLPDYPWQPHYVNDLPSIAGLRMHYLDEGDANAPLTWLCLHGNPAWSYLYRKMIPVWLAAGHRVVAPDLIGFGKSDKPKKDSFHQFETHRQSLLDLIERLDLQRVVLVVQDWGGILGLTLPMAATERFKGLLVMNTTLATGEQPLSAGFLAWRDWCQSQPQFDVGKLFARGNRSMTPQETDAYNAPFPDKGFRAALRAFPPMVPEFADSPGAGISRQARDFWRNEWQGQSFMAIGQQDPVLGEPVMRHLQSRILGCPEPMLLPDAGHFVQEQGRAIAEAAVRHFKP, encoded by the coding sequence ATGGGCCTGGCGCTGGAGCAGGCCCGCCAGGCCGCTGCGGCGGGTGAAGTGCCGGTGGGCGCGGTGGTCGTTAAAAACGGCCAAGTCATCGCCACAGGCCGCAACGCCCCAATTGCCAGCCACGACCCGACGGCGCATGCCGAGGTGGTGGCGCTGCGTGAAGCGGCTCGCATCATGGGCAATTACCGGTTGGACGGCTGCACGCTTTATGTGACTTTGGAGCCCTGCGCCATGTGCAGCGGCGCCATGCTACACGCGCGTGTGGATCGTGTGGTGTTTGGTGCCCCCGACCCGCGCACGGGCGTGGCGGGATCTGTGCTGAACCTGTTTGGCCATCCGCAGCTGAACCACCAGACCCAGGTGACGGGCGGGGTGCTGGCCGAAGAATGTGGACAGTTGCTCAAGGATTTTTTCAGGCCCAAAAGAATGAACCCACAACCACTCAGAGAAGACGCCCTGCGCACACCCGATGAGGCGTTTACCGATTTGCCCGACTACCCCTGGCAGCCGCATTACGTGAACGACCTGCCCAGCATCGCGGGCCTGCGCATGCACTACTTGGACGAGGGTGATGCGAATGCGCCACTGACTTGGCTGTGCCTGCACGGCAACCCGGCTTGGAGCTATCTCTACCGCAAAATGATCCCGGTCTGGCTGGCGGCGGGGCATCGTGTGGTGGCACCCGACCTGATCGGCTTTGGCAAAAGCGATAAGCCCAAAAAAGACAGTTTTCACCAGTTTGAAACCCACCGCCAGTCTTTGCTGGATTTGATTGAACGGCTGGATTTGCAGCGCGTGGTGCTGGTGGTGCAAGACTGGGGTGGTATTTTGGGTCTGACCTTGCCCATGGCTGCGACTGAGCGTTTCAAGGGGCTGCTGGTCATGAACACGACCCTCGCCACGGGCGAGCAGCCTCTGAGCGCTGGTTTTTTGGCCTGGCGCGATTGGTGCCAAAGCCAGCCGCAGTTTGACGTGGGCAAACTGTTTGCCCGCGGCAACCGCAGCATGACGCCGCAAGAAACGGACGCTTACAACGCGCCGTTCCCAGACAAAGGTTTTCGCGCCGCGCTGCGGGCTTTTCCACCTATGGTGCCGGAGTTTGCCGATTCGCCCGGTGCAGGCATCTCGCGCCAAGCGCGTGACTTTTGGCGCAACGAGTGGCAAGGCCAGAGCTTCATGGCCATTGGCCAGCAAGACCCGGTTCTGGGCGAACCTGTGATGCGCCATTTGCAAAGCCGGATTTTGGGTTGTCCCGAGCCGATGCTGCTGCCCGATGCAGGCCATTTTGTGCAGGAGCAGGGCAGGGCGATTGCCGAGGCGGCTGTGCGACACTTCAAGCCCTGA